Proteins encoded in a region of the Candidatus Micrarchaeia archaeon genome:
- a CDS encoding ATP-binding protein — MYFELAPKENKEDFFNHENEYFELKNAIKRKDPIIAVLGVRRVGKTSLLNILYHETKTLKLWIDGRMIQNPKIEIPLMINEVIETKKSKIFGRIEGLSVSAFGFGVGIKTTNTLEYTTLKKKIESLGGITVFIDEVQRIDNKSISDLLSYFYDKLPKISFVLSGSEVGLVEEILGEQDGTHPLYGRHITKIIMKRFDKNGSFSFLQSGFQQIDVPISTRELKEVINELDGLVGWLTLYGYKKGFVKDPNALKETIKLASQIVAGEIENFLKNRKDRRLYILILQNASAPITWTELKLRVEKNYKKQINSNTFSFALSELAKYSFIENTLDGYKICDPILFNAVMQV, encoded by the coding sequence TTTTTAATCATGAGAATGAATATTTTGAACTTAAAAATGCAATTAAAAGAAAAGATCCAATAATTGCAGTGTTAGGTGTTAGAAGAGTAGGAAAAACTAGTTTATTAAATATATTATATCATGAAACAAAAACTTTAAAATTATGGATTGATGGGAGAATGATTCAAAATCCAAAAATAGAAATTCCTTTAATGATCAATGAAGTGATAGAAACAAAAAAATCAAAGATATTCGGAAGAATAGAGGGGTTAAGTGTTTCTGCTTTTGGTTTTGGGGTAGGCATAAAAACAACTAATACATTGGAGTATACTACTCTTAAAAAAAAGATTGAAAGTTTGGGGGGGATTACTGTATTTATTGATGAAGTGCAGAGAATTGATAATAAGTCTATTTCTGATCTTCTTTCTTATTTTTATGATAAATTACCAAAAATTTCCTTTGTTTTGTCGGGCAGTGAAGTGGGACTTGTAGAAGAAATTTTAGGAGAACAAGATGGAACTCATCCTTTATATGGAAGACATATAACAAAAATAATAATGAAAAGATTTGATAAAAATGGATCCTTTTCTTTTTTACAATCTGGGTTCCAGCAAATTGATGTACCTATCTCTACGCGTGAATTAAAAGAAGTGATTAATGAATTAGATGGGCTTGTTGGGTGGTTGACCTTATATGGGTATAAAAAAGGATTTGTTAAAGATCCAAATGCATTGAAAGAAACAATTAAGTTAGCATCTCAAATAGTTGCTGGGGAAATTGAAAATTTTTTAAAAAACCGAAAAGATAGAAGGTTATATATTTTAATATTACAAAATGCAAGCGCCCCCATTACTTGGACTGAATTAAAATTAAGAGTTGAAAAAAATTATAAAAAACAAATAAATTCTAATACTTTTTCATTTGCTTTAAGTGAATTAGCGAAGTACTCTTTTATTGAAAATACACTTGATGGATATAAAATATGTGATCCGATTTTATTTAATGCAGTAATGCAGGTATAA
- a CDS encoding metallophosphoesterase, translating into MKIAIIGDTHFGYKRFQEDSFSQGIDALLSAYDKADMIILAGDIFDTRIPSMETIGEAVSILEQLRHKTWNVKYKEDNKKIPIAAIHGTHERRAKGSLNPIQLLGKMNYLIDVDENPSIFELNEEKICIQGMGGVPDEFAKNTLKSLDFKPKENMFNILVLHQSIQEYMYIGEKTSSLISLNDLPNGFDLYINGHIHDYKTGLNGKFIIPGSTVVTQLKVNEQGNKGYVIYDTLTKTHEFINVKTRPFKLKELEFSQASVIEIENEIKKIIEDILKNSQEKPIIKLNLKGDLKKGLETRDLDLSFQKEFKDKCFLFISNELNSENLKQKIEKIRELREQKKSIKDFGASIFGEKLKEAGIELNNPGAVLDELIDNPDEIIEKIKRKEEKL; encoded by the coding sequence ATGAAAATAGCTATTATAGGAGACACTCATTTTGGTTATAAAAGATTCCAAGAAGACAGCTTTTCCCAAGGGATAGATGCTTTATTATCTGCATATGATAAAGCAGATATGATAATTTTAGCGGGGGATATATTTGATACGAGAATACCTTCAATGGAAACAATAGGAGAAGCAGTAAGTATATTAGAACAATTAAGACATAAAACGTGGAATGTAAAATATAAAGAAGACAACAAAAAAATACCTATTGCAGCAATACATGGAACACACGAAAGAAGAGCAAAAGGAAGTTTAAACCCAATTCAATTATTAGGTAAAATGAATTATCTAATAGATGTTGATGAAAACCCTTCTATATTCGAGCTTAATGAAGAAAAAATATGTATTCAGGGGATGGGAGGAGTACCTGATGAGTTTGCTAAAAACACATTGAAATCATTGGATTTTAAACCAAAAGAAAATATGTTTAATATCCTAGTACTGCACCAATCTATACAAGAATATATGTATATTGGGGAGAAAACTTCTTCTTTAATATCTTTAAATGATTTGCCTAATGGCTTTGATTTATATATAAACGGCCATATCCATGATTATAAAACAGGTTTAAATGGAAAATTTATAATACCTGGAAGTACAGTAGTAACTCAATTAAAAGTTAATGAACAAGGAAATAAAGGATATGTTATCTATGATACTCTAACAAAAACACATGAATTTATCAATGTAAAAACACGGCCTTTTAAATTAAAGGAATTAGAATTTTCACAAGCTAGTGTAATAGAAATAGAAAATGAAATTAAAAAAATTATTGAAGATATCCTTAAAAATTCCCAAGAAAAACCAATTATTAAATTAAATCTAAAAGGAGATTTGAAAAAAGGATTAGAAACAAGAGACTTAGATCTATCCTTTCAAAAAGAATTCAAAGATAAATGTTTCTTATTTATATCTAATGAGTTAAATTCAGAAAATTTAAAGCAGAAAATAGAGAAAATAAGAGAACTGCGTGAACAAAAAAAATCCATTAAAGACTTTGGCGCTTCTATATTCGGAGAAAAACTAAAAGAAGCAGGAATAGAATTAAACAATCCAGGCGCTGTTTTAGATGAATTAATTGATAATCCAGATGAAATTATAGAAAAAATAAAACGCAAAGAAGAAAAATTATAA